The Blautia luti nucleotide sequence GAAGCAGCGCAAGATGGCAGCTCCTGATGGGACCATCCTGGGGTCAGTATGGAACCCATGTAGAGGGAGCAGGAAAGGGAGGAATTTATGTTCACTCTGTTGCATGTGCACAGGCAAATTCCTTCAACCTTCCGGCAGTAGAATATAATAAACTTGGCCAGCCGGCTTCACACGGATGTATCCGTGCCTGCGTGGCAGATGCCAAATGGGTATATTATCACTGCAATGGTTCCAGAATCAATATCATCGATGGTGTGGTCACATATCACGATGCATATAAAGGACCTCTGGGTAAGAATCCTCTTACACCATTAAGAGGCGCCAAGAACTTCGATCCTACAGACCCGGAAGTATAAAAATAAATAACAACCATTACAAAAGAGGCATTTCGGAAATAAAAGTCCGAAGTGCCTTTTTGCGCCCGGCGGGACAGCGATATGTGAACAGAAACGGAGGAAGAAATGCCCGGATTAAAAGGTTCGGGTTGCATAAGCAATTGCCAGCATGTATAATACTTTTAATAAAATCGTAAAAATTCGCAAAAAAAGAAATCATGTTAACGATTACATGCTCTAAGAAAGGACAGGAAGATGAAGAAAAAGTTTCAGGGGTGGAGAAAGAAAGTCGCAGTTGGTCTTCTGGCTGCAGCTCTGTGTGGATCTCTGTCTGCACAGACGGCAATGGCAACCATGCATTATGACAGAAGACAGACAGTTGCGCAGGAACAGTTCGAATCGTCAGCAGATACTTACAGTGCATCTGCGTCAGCTGTAAGCAAAAAGGCCTGGCGGAAGATCAACGGCAAATGCTACAATGGAAGCGGAAAAGTCATTCCAGGGGCCATCACCAGAGGAATCGATGTGTCCGAATGGCAGGAAACCATCAACTGGGCGAAAGTAAAAAAATCTGATGTGGATTTTGCATTCGTGCGCATTGCTCACGGGATCAAATATCAGGATAAGAATTTCGACTACAATATGAAACAGGCAGAGCTGGCAGGAGTTCCTGTAGGAACTTACGTATACAGTACAGCTACAAATACAGCCGGAGCATTAAAAGAAGCACAGCTTGCCATAAAGAAGATGAAGGGTTATAAAGTATCCTATCCGGTAGCCTATGATCTGGAAGATGAGAAACTGGAGAAACTCTCCCCAAGGACGATATCAAGAATGGCACTGGCGTTCTGTAATGAGATACGTCAGGCGGGATATTATCCGATCATTTACTGTAATACATACTGGTATGATTATCATATAGACTGGAGCATTCTTTCCGGTCTGGATGTGTGGATCGCCAGATATGGAGATACGATCCAGGCACCGGATTCTTCGAAATATTCCTATACAGTCTGGCAGTCCACTTCAGGAGAAGCTGACAGCGGCCTGAATCCTACCAGAAAACTGATCTCAGGAATTCCTGTATGGAATGACGTGGATATGGATTTCGGCTTCGTGGATTATACGAAGGTAATAACCCCAAGGTGGCAGCCACTGGCATCTTACAGTCCTGCAGTAACTGCTGACACAGGGAAATATGGACATCTTCCCATTGGCGTGAAGAACGGCCTGAAAGAAGAAAACGGAGATACCTTCTATTATGTAAACGGTAAAAAGGTTACAGGCTGGACAGAACTGAACAATAAAAAATATTACTTTGCGCCCGAGACAGGTGCTCTTTATAAAGACCGTCTGTTTAAAGTAAACAATCAGCTCTATTATGCAGATAAAAATGGAGTGATAGCTACAGGAAAATGGGTGGAATATAAAGGGAAAACCTATTATTTTAAGGCAAGTGGAGCTGCCTTTAAAGGTATGAAGCGTGTAAACGGCAAATATTACTGGTTCCATACCTCATCTGGCTATATGTTTAAAAACAGAAAAGTGATCAGAAGCACAGGCGATATTTATTATTTCGGCAGCAATGGAGTACGGTATGAAAACGGTATGAAAAAAATAACCGAAAACGGCACAGTTCATACGTACTATTTTCACAAAGATGGAAAAGTACATAAAGGCTGGTTGACATACAAGGGTAAAAAGTATTATTTTTATAAGGGCAAAACAGAGAAGTCAGGACGAAGAGCAGAGAATGTAAGGCTGACAAGTTCCAACGGCATCATTTCGGTGTTTGATAAGTCCGGCGTTTGCATCGATCAGTATAAGAAGGAGTGAGCCGAAAATAAGCAGGATCCTGATGAGGGACTGCATTTGGGCCGCATATTCTTAAAAGAAGGGAAAAGTTATGAAAAAAATATGTAGTTTAGTTTTAGCAGCAACTGTAGCAATTTCAAGTATCGGATCAGGAGTAACTGCCATGGCTGCGACAACAACAGCAACAACATCCAAGTATGTGGTAGTACTGGATCCAGGCCATGGAGGAAACGAAAGCGGAGCCGGCGCTGTACATAATGGCAAAGTTTATAAAGAAGAAGAGATCAACTGGAAAATTGCAAACTATACCATGCAGGCACTGAGCCAGGCATCAGATATCGAAGTTCATCTGACCAAGACCAAGAAGCAGACCGTAAGCCTGATGAAACGGGTTACGACAGCCAAAAATTATGGAGCAGACCTTCTGGTAAGCCAGCATATTAATGACTCCGACAGCAGTTATTCAAGAGGCGCGTGTGTTCTGGTCTCATCAGGAACCTACAGACCATCACTGGCTGCCAAAGAAAAGAAATTCGCCAGCTATGTACTGCAGGAACTTGGAAAACTGGGAATTTCCAAAAGTGGTACAGGTCTGTTATATCGTACAAGTGAAAACGGAAGCACTTATCCCAACGGAAAGATCCGTGATTATTATGGTATTGTAGCCCAGAGTGTGGAGCAGAATATTCCAGGTGTCATCATAGAGCATGCATTTATCAGCAGCCCTTATGACGCAGTTAATTTCCTCAGCACCAATGCGAAACTGAAGAAGATCGGTGAGGCAGATGCCAGAGCCATCATCCGTTACTGTAAGCAGCTTCCGGCGAAGAAACCAACACCTGCACCGACTGTGGCTCCGGATGCATTCACAGGATGGAAAGAGAAGAATGGATATTTCTATTATTATATTAATTCCAAGAGACAGAGAAACCAGATCCTGAATCTGAATGACGGAATCTATTATGTAAATCAGGAAGGCCAGCGCCAGTATGGATGGCACACGGTAAATGGAAAAAAATATTACTTCCAGAAAGACGGCAAGGCACAGCTGGGATGGATGGAAAAGAATGGAAGTTATTATTACTTTGACCAGACGACAGGAACTATGTATAAAGATATCATGATGGTTTCCGCTGACGGAAAGCTGTACATTTTCGGTAAAAATGGAAAGAGATGCAGCAGATGGACAGAATATCAGGGAAAGAAATATTTCATTAATAAATCCGGCTATGCACAGACAGGCTGGCTGAAAGTAAGTGGAAAGTGGTATTACTTCCATAAGAAAAATGCATATATGTACAAAAACCGCACAGCAGTTACTTCCACAGGAAAGAAATATATCTTTAACTCCAAAGGTGTATGTACAAACAGAAAATAATATAATCACACAGAAATTGTAAATAGTAATCAAAAGGTCCTGAGATATATCCAGGACCTTTTGTAGATAAAGCGTACAAAGAGACAGATTAAAGAGGTAAGTATGGATAAAAAAATAGTCATCATCGGAGCCAACGATTTCCAGAAACCGTTGATCCAAAAAGCCGGTGAAATGGGATATGAGACACAT carries:
- a CDS encoding glycoside hydrolase family 25 protein; translated protein: MKKKFQGWRKKVAVGLLAAALCGSLSAQTAMATMHYDRRQTVAQEQFESSADTYSASASAVSKKAWRKINGKCYNGSGKVIPGAITRGIDVSEWQETINWAKVKKSDVDFAFVRIAHGIKYQDKNFDYNMKQAELAGVPVGTYVYSTATNTAGALKEAQLAIKKMKGYKVSYPVAYDLEDEKLEKLSPRTISRMALAFCNEIRQAGYYPIIYCNTYWYDYHIDWSILSGLDVWIARYGDTIQAPDSSKYSYTVWQSTSGEADSGLNPTRKLISGIPVWNDVDMDFGFVDYTKVITPRWQPLASYSPAVTADTGKYGHLPIGVKNGLKEENGDTFYYVNGKKVTGWTELNNKKYYFAPETGALYKDRLFKVNNQLYYADKNGVIATGKWVEYKGKTYYFKASGAAFKGMKRVNGKYYWFHTSSGYMFKNRKVIRSTGDIYYFGSNGVRYENGMKKITENGTVHTYYFHKDGKVHKGWLTYKGKKYYFYKGKTEKSGRRAENVRLTSSNGIISVFDKSGVCIDQYKKE
- a CDS encoding N-acetylmuramoyl-L-alanine amidase; translation: MKKICSLVLAATVAISSIGSGVTAMAATTTATTSKYVVVLDPGHGGNESGAGAVHNGKVYKEEEINWKIANYTMQALSQASDIEVHLTKTKKQTVSLMKRVTTAKNYGADLLVSQHINDSDSSYSRGACVLVSSGTYRPSLAAKEKKFASYVLQELGKLGISKSGTGLLYRTSENGSTYPNGKIRDYYGIVAQSVEQNIPGVIIEHAFISSPYDAVNFLSTNAKLKKIGEADARAIIRYCKQLPAKKPTPAPTVAPDAFTGWKEKNGYFYYYINSKRQRNQILNLNDGIYYVNQEGQRQYGWHTVNGKKYYFQKDGKAQLGWMEKNGSYYYFDQTTGTMYKDIMMVSADGKLYIFGKNGKRCSRWTEYQGKKYFINKSGYAQTGWLKVSGKWYYFHKKNAYMYKNRTAVTSTGKKYIFNSKGVCTNRK